The genomic region CGGGCGAGGTCTTCCACGAAGATCGGGCAGCGCAGCTCGTCCACGTACAGGCGCGACGGCTCGCCCGCGCGGAGCGACTCCACGAGGCGGGCGGTGATGGCGTCCGGCGGGTCGGCGCGGACGATGAGGGAGGTGCGCGCGATGGCCGCCTCCGGCGCGGCGGCAAGCACCGCACGTTCCGCCTCCGCCTTCCAGCGCCCGTACTCCTCGATCGGCGCCGCCTCGGCGGATTCATCGTAGGGCGCGTGCTCGCCATCAAGCACCAGATCGGTGCTCACGTGCACGAGCGCGGCGCCGGTGCGCGCGCACCCCTCCGCGACGGCGCGCGAGGCGGTCACGATGTCGCGCTCCGGATCGTCCTTGCCATACGCGGTGTGGATCACCGCATCGGGACGCAGGCGTTCCAGGAGGGCGGCGATCGCGGGTGCGTCGGCCAGGTCCACGGCGTGTGCCACAGCTCCGGAGACGGGGGTGCGGCGCTGCGTGGCGTGCACCTCCACCCCGACACGCGCGGTGGAGATCAGCGTGCCGCCGAGCAGGCCGGCTCCGCCGGTGATCAGGACGCGCATCAGGTCAGGCGTCGAATTCTGTGCAAAATCATTGGATCACGATGTCACGCAAAGGCGCGAAGACGCGAAGGGAAGCACGGAAGTACTTTCTTTGCGCCTTCGCGTCTTCGCGTGAGACAATCGGTTCAACGCAGCAGGAGCGCGAGAAACGGCATCAGAGCTGGAACGAGGTCACCAGCCGCTTCTCGGCCTCGCCCTCGATCAGCGCTTCGAGCTCGATGTACGGCTCCAGGCCGCTCCCCTTGAGCTTCTCGCGAAAGAGCTGGTCGAGCTGGAAGACGCCGGCCGAGTTGGACATCTCGATCCGCACGCGCACGGGCTTGGTGACGCCGGGCTCGATGTGCACCGCCTCGATCGCCGCCGCGGAGACGGAATGGATGCTGGCAGCGCCCGTCGCGAAAGGGATGCGCGAGCGGCCCTTGGCCATGTCCAGCGCGTCCGCCACGCGCACGATCCCCGCCTCCAGCGTCAGCGGCTTGCCGCCCGAGCGGTGGGCGATGATGGCGTGCAGGATCTCGGAGCGCAGGATCGTGGCCGAGCGCACGTCGTACAGCTCGGAGAGCAGCTCCTTGATCTTGGCCTGCGCCACGAAGAGCGAGAATCCCTCGTGGTCCGCGCGGTGGATCGACATCCCAAGGTCGTGGCAGAGCGCGGCCATGACGACCACCACCTCGGCGTCGTCGCTTCCCATCCCGTAGTTCTCCACCACGCCGGGCTTCGCGCCGCGCTCCAGGAGCATGCGCAGCAGCTTGGTGGCGATGTTCATCACGATCTTGACGTGCACCGGCCCGTGGTCCGTCATCCCCAGCCGCTCCACGGCGTTGACGTTCGCCGCGAGCCAGAGGGAGTACAGCTCCTCGTCCTGGTTGATGCGCTGGATGAGCGCCGCGACCTTGCGGTTGTTGCGGCTGGGGACGTTCAGCGGAAGGCGGTGGCTGAACCGCTCCTCCACCGTGCATCCCCACTGCGCCTGCTGCTCCTGCAAGTCCAGTCCTTCCGACATCCGTTCGTTCCGTGTTCGACAGGTGATCCGGGGCTCACCGAAGATGCGCGCCCGCCGGGGGCGATGACCGCCTCGCCGTATTGTACCCCCCACGTGTCACGGCGGGGCAACAGGCCGAGGACAACGCGAAGCGCGTACCGTCCCGTGCAGCAGATTACGGGTGCGGGAGCCGTTCGGCCAGAAAGCGCGCCGCCTCGCGCTCCGCCCAGAACTCGGGCGCCCACGGCTTCCCCTGGATGAACCCCACGTGCCCGCCGTGCTCCGTAAAGATCGCGGCGAGGCTGGGGTTGACCTCGACCGCCTGGCGCGGGATGGCGTGCGGCGGGACGAACGGGTCGTCCACCGCGTGCACTAGGAGCGTGGGGATGCGTATCGCCGGGAGGAACTGCGCGGAGCTGGACTGCGCGTAGTAGTCCGCCACGTCACGAAAGCCGTGCAGACGCGCCGTCACGGCGTCGTCGAAGTCGCGGAAGGAGCGCGAAGAGAGCGCTCTCGGCGCGTCGCAGCGGTCGCCGATCTCCGCCTGCCTGTCGCCGAACTTGCGGCGGAGGGAGCGCAGGAGCACCTCCGTATACCTGCGGCCCATGAAGCTGGCGTCCATGTACTCCGCGCCCGCCATCAGGTCGAAGGGCACCGACACCGCCGCCGCCGCGCGAACGGCGGAACCCTCCCCCCGCTCTCCGAGGTACTTGAGGAGGACGTTGCCGCCCAGCGAGAAGCCGAGCGCGCCAAAGGCGGCGTCCGGCTCGCGCTCGCGCAGGTGGCGGAGGACGGCGGAGAGGTCCGCCGTGTCGCCGGCGTGGTAGAAACGGAGCGCGCGGTTCGGCTCGCCACTGCACGAGCGGAAGTTCATCGCCACGGCGCGCAGGCCGCACTCGGCGAGGGCTCGGCAGCTTTCCAGCATGTACGACGAGTTGGCGCTCCCCTCCAGGCCGTGCACCAGCAGCACCAGGGGCGCGCCGGCCGGGAGCGCGATTCCTTCGACGGTGGCCCAGTCCAGGTCCACGAAGTCGCCGTCCTCCGTCTCCATGCGCTCGCGGCGGTAGTGCACGCCGGTCCGCTCGCGCAGGTAGCGCCCGGCGACGGTCTGGCCGTGCGCGCCCGGCAGCCAGCGCGCGGGGCGGAAGGGGCGCGGCACGAAGGCCTTCGCGGGCGGCGGCTCGGTGCAATCAGCTTGGCTCATAGGTACGTGAATCTACGCGCGGTCTTTCGCCCATCAACAGGCGTCGCGATATTTCGCGTCCCGCCGGACAACCTCCCCCGCCGCTCACGACCCGCATCGTGTGGCTCCTCCCCATCTTCTCGCCCCTTTCCCGCTTCGCGCTCCGGGTGTTCTACCGGCTCGAGGTGACGGGCGAGCGCGTGCCGCCGGCGGGGCCGGTGCTGCTGGTGGCGAACCATCCCAACTCGCTGCTCGACGCGGCGGCGGTGGTGGCGGCGGCGGGGCGGCCGGTGCGGTTCCTGGCGAAGGCGCCCCTCTTCGATCACGGGCAGGTGGGATGGCTCGTCCGGGGTGCCGGGGCGATCCCCGTGTACCGCAGGCAGGACGATCCCGCCGCGATGGCCGGCAACGATGACACCTTTCGCGCCGCGCACGAGGCGCTCGCGGCTGGCGACGCGGTTGGGATCTTCCCCGAGGGGATCAGCCACACCAGCCCCTCGCTCGCGCCGCTGAAGACGGGGGCCGCACGCATCGCGCTTGGCGCCGCGGCGCGGATCGGCGGCGCGTTCCCAGTGGTGCCGATCGGGCTCGTCTTCCGCGAAAAGGAGTCGTTCCGCTCCGAGGGGATGCTGGTCGTGGGTGAGCCCGTAGCGTGGGATGACCTCGCCCCGCGCGGCGAAGGCGACCGTGCCGCCGTGGGCGAGCTGACGGACCGCATCGACGACGCGATCCGCCGCGTGACGATCAACCTGGACCGCTGGGAAGACGCGCCGCTCCTGGAAGCCGCCGAGGCCACTTTCTCCGCCGAAACGCCCACCGACCCCTCCCCCGCGGCGCGCGTGCGGCGGATGCGCGCGGCCGCGGCGTCGCTGGCCCGCCTGCGCCACGACGAGCGCGGCCCCTGGACGGCGCTGGCGCACGAGGTGGCCGAGCACGCCCGCTCCCTCCAGGTGCTCGGGATGACGCCCGAACAGCTCAAGGCTGGAAACCGCGCCGACCTCGCCGCCCGCTGGATCGTGCGGCAACTCGCCTTCTTCGCCCTGGGCGTCCCCATCGCCGCGGCGGGCACGATCATCTTCTTCATCCCCTACCAGGCCACACGCCCAGTCGCCGCCTTGACGAAGCCGACTCCCGACATGCAGGCCACGACCAAGCTGCTCGTGGGCGCGGTGATTCACCTGCTGTGGGTCGTCGCGCTGTCGGCACTGATCGGGTGGCGCTTCGGCATCCTCGCGGGCCTAGCGGCGGTCGTCGTGCTCCCCGCGATCGGTGTCGTGACGCTG from Longimicrobium sp. harbors:
- a CDS encoding sugar nucleotide-binding protein, whose product is MRVLITGGAGLLGGTLISTARVGVEVHATQRRTPVSGAVAHAVDLADAPAIAALLERLRPDAVIHTAYGKDDPERDIVTASRAVAEGCARTGAALVHVSTDLVLDGEHAPYDESAEAAPIEEYGRWKAEAERAVLAAAPEAAIARTSLIVRADPPDAITARLVESLRAGEPSRLYVDELRCPIFVEDLARQLWEIAALPAARRGGVWNLVGPEAVSRFTIGTLIARRFGLDASLLTPALNATHPAPRPRDLRLLTPRADRELKTRARTIAEALVPA
- a CDS encoding HD domain-containing protein gives rise to the protein MSEGLDLQEQQAQWGCTVEERFSHRLPLNVPSRNNRKVAALIQRINQDEELYSLWLAANVNAVERLGMTDHGPVHVKIVMNIATKLLRMLLERGAKPGVVENYGMGSDDAEVVVVMAALCHDLGMSIHRADHEGFSLFVAQAKIKELLSELYDVRSATILRSEILHAIIAHRSGGKPLTLEAGIVRVADALDMAKGRSRIPFATGAASIHSVSAAAIEAVHIEPGVTKPVRVRIEMSNSAGVFQLDQLFREKLKGSGLEPYIELEALIEGEAEKRLVTSFQL
- a CDS encoding alpha/beta fold hydrolase; the protein is MSQADCTEPPPAKAFVPRPFRPARWLPGAHGQTVAGRYLRERTGVHYRRERMETEDGDFVDLDWATVEGIALPAGAPLVLLVHGLEGSANSSYMLESCRALAECGLRAVAMNFRSCSGEPNRALRFYHAGDTADLSAVLRHLREREPDAAFGALGFSLGGNVLLKYLGERGEGSAVRAAAAVSVPFDLMAGAEYMDASFMGRRYTEVLLRSLRRKFGDRQAEIGDRCDAPRALSSRSFRDFDDAVTARLHGFRDVADYYAQSSSAQFLPAIRIPTLLVHAVDDPFVPPHAIPRQAVEVNPSLAAIFTEHGGHVGFIQGKPWAPEFWAEREAARFLAERLPHP
- a CDS encoding 1-acyl-sn-glycerol-3-phosphate acyltransferase; translation: MWLLPIFSPLSRFALRVFYRLEVTGERVPPAGPVLLVANHPNSLLDAAAVVAAAGRPVRFLAKAPLFDHGQVGWLVRGAGAIPVYRRQDDPAAMAGNDDTFRAAHEALAAGDAVGIFPEGISHTSPSLAPLKTGAARIALGAAARIGGAFPVVPIGLVFREKESFRSEGMLVVGEPVAWDDLAPRGEGDRAAVGELTDRIDDAIRRVTINLDRWEDAPLLEAAEATFSAETPTDPSPAARVRRMRAAAASLARLRHDERGPWTALAHEVAEHARSLQVLGMTPEQLKAGNRADLAARWIVRQLAFFALGVPIAAAGTIIFFIPYQATRPVAALTKPTPDMQATTKLLVGAVIHLLWVVALSALIGWRFGILAGLAAVVVLPAIGVVTLHVRDRWQRATGEARRFILRARRRQTLDELRTRQRELAKQLNTLWEETREPLAFP